One genomic segment of bacterium includes these proteins:
- a CDS encoding flippase-like domain-containing protein, whose protein sequence is MSKRAWLIIKLCLSALLIGYLLQRIPLRDILHSLAQVDGLWLGVALLLAIVGKVISTLRWRYLLAVQEMPVPFGVLFCSLLVGYFFNNFLPSTIGGDAVRAFDVARYSRRNMASVVTVLTERVMGILALASLALVAALLGFKLIRPVNQVLLLVVFFFVVSFSGFFLITRRSLVEQGVRLLHRLKWMKLAQKSEEAYGAFSVMRDRRGVLTNVFMISALLQLNVLLYYYVLSLSLHLGVSIFYFFCIIPVILVTLQLPVSINGIGVREGLYVFFLGLVGVGGERAIAFSWLDFSMTIVMGLAGGVVFALRQTRRSDESARSS, encoded by the coding sequence TTGAGCAAGAGAGCCTGGTTGATCATCAAGCTCTGTTTGAGCGCCCTGTTGATAGGGTATCTGTTGCAGCGTATCCCCCTGCGTGATATCCTGCACAGCCTGGCGCAGGTTGATGGCCTCTGGCTCGGGGTGGCTCTGTTGCTGGCGATTGTGGGCAAGGTCATTTCGACTTTGCGTTGGCGCTACCTGCTGGCGGTGCAGGAGATGCCGGTGCCGTTCGGCGTCCTGTTCTGTTCGTTGCTAGTGGGTTATTTTTTCAATAATTTTTTACCCTCCACCATCGGCGGCGATGCGGTGCGGGCGTTCGATGTGGCGCGCTATTCGCGGCGCAATATGGCCTCGGTGGTCACGGTGCTCACCGAGCGGGTGATGGGGATTTTGGCGCTGGCCTCGCTGGCCCTGGTGGCGGCCCTGCTGGGCTTCAAATTGATCCGTCCAGTGAACCAGGTGTTGCTGCTTGTGGTGTTTTTTTTCGTAGTCAGCTTCAGCGGTTTTTTTCTCATCACCCGTCGCAGCCTGGTGGAACAAGGCGTGCGTCTTTTGCACCGGCTTAAATGGATGAAACTGGCGCAAAAAAGCGAGGAGGCGTATGGGGCTTTTTCTGTGATGCGCGACCGCCGAGGCGTGCTGACCAACGTCTTTATGATTTCCGCGCTGCTGCAGTTGAATGTGCTGCTCTACTATTATGTGCTTTCGCTTTCACTGCATCTCGGCGTTTCGATTTTTTATTTTTTCTGCATCATCCCGGTCATCCTCGTAACGCTGCAGCTGCCGGTCAGCATCAACGGCATCGGCGTGCGTGAGGGCTTGTATGTATTTTTTCTCGGTTTGGTGGGCGTTGGCGGAGAAAGAGCCATCGCTTTTTCCTGGCTGGATTTCAGCATGACCATCGTCATGGGATTGGCTGGAGGCGTGGTCTTTGCTTTGCGACAGACCCGGCGCAGCGACGAATCTGCGCGGAGCTCCTGA